A region from the Zea mays cultivar B73 unplaced genomic scaffold, Zm-B73-REFERENCE-NAM-5.0 scaffold_23, whole genome shotgun sequence genome encodes:
- the LOC118474218 gene encoding ATP synthase subunit alpha, mitochondrial codes for MEFSPRAAELTTLLESRMINFYTNLKVDEIGRVVSVGDGIARVYGLNEIQAGEMVEFASGVKGIALNLENENVGIVVFGSDTAIKEGDLVKRTGSIVDVPAGKAMLGRVVDALGVPIDGKGALSDHERRRVEVKAPGIIERKSVHEPMQTGLKAVDSLVPIGRGQRELIIGDRQTGKTAIAIDTILNQKQMNSRGTNESETLYCVYVAIGQKRSTVAQLVQILSEANALEYSMLVAATASDPAPLQFLAPYSGCAMGEYFRDNGMHALIIYDDLSKQAVAYRQMSLLLRRPPGREAFPGDVFYLHSRLLERAAKRSDQTGAGSLTALPVIETQAGDVSAYIPTNVISITDGQICLETELFYRGIRPAINVGLSVSRVGSAAQLKAMKQVCGSSKLELAQYREVAAFAQFGSDLDAATQALLNRGARLTEVPKQPQYEPLPIEKQIVVIYAAVNGFCDRMPLDRISQYEKNILSTINPELLKSFLEKGGLTNERKMEPDASLKESALNL; via the coding sequence ATGGAATTCTCACCAAGAGCTGCGGAACTCACGACTCTATTAGAAAGTAGAATGATCAACTTTTACACGAATTTGAAAGTGGATGAGATCGGTCGAGTGGTCTCAGTTGGAGATGGGATTGCACGAGTTTACGGATTGAACGAGATTCAAGCAGGAGAAATGGTGGAATTTGCCAGCGGTGTGAAAGGAATAGCCTTGAATCTTGAGAATGAGAATGTAGGTATTGTTGTCTTTGGTAGTGATACCGCTATTAAAGAAGGAGATCTTGTCAAGCGCACTGGATCTATTGTGGATGTTCCTGCGGGAAAGGCCATGTTAGGCCGTGTGGTCGACGCCTTGGGAGTACCTATTGATGGAAAAGGGGCTCTAAGCGATCACGAACGAAGACGTGTCGAAGTGAAAGCCCCAGGGATTATTGAACGTAAATCTGTCCACGAACCTATGCAAACAGGCTTAAAAGCAGTGGATAGCCTGGTTCCTATAGGCCGTGGTCAACGAGAACTTATAATCGGGGACAGACAAACTGGAAAAACAGCAATAGCTATCGATACTATATTAAACCAAAAGCAAATGAACTCAAGGGGCACAAATGAGAGTGAGACATTGTATTGTGTCTATGTTGCGATTGGACAAAAACGCTCGACTGTGGCACAATTAGTTCAAATTCTGTCAGAAGCGAATGCTTTGGAATATTCCATGCTTGTAGCAGCCACCGCTTCGGATCCAGCTCCTCTGCAATTTCTGGCCCCATATTCTGGGTGTGCCATGGGGGAATATTTCCGCGATAATGGAATGCATGCATTAATTATATATGATGATCTAAGTAAACAGGCGGTGGCATATCGACAAATGTCATTATTGTTACGCCGACCACCAGGCCGTGAGGCTTTCCCCGGGGATGTTTTCTATTTACATTCCCGTCTCTTAGAAAGAGCCGCTAAACGATCGGACCAGACAGGTGCAGGTAGCTTGACTGCGTTACCCGTGATTGAAACACAAGCTGGAGACGTATCGGCCTATATCCCCACCAATGTGATCTCCATTACAGATGGACAAATCTGTTTGGAAACAGAGCTCTTTTATCGCGGAATTAGACCAGCTATTAACGTTGGCTTATCCGTCAGTCGCGTCGGGTCCGCCGCTCAGTTGAAAGCTATGAAACAAGTCTGCGGTAGTTCAAAACTGGAATTGGCACAATATCGCGAAGTGGCCGCCTTCGCTCAATTTGGGTCAGACCTTGATGCTGCGACTCAGGCATTACTCAATAGAGGTGCAAGGCTTACAGAAGTGCCCAAACAACCACAATATGAGCCACTTCCAATTGAAAAACAAATTGTTGTTATTTATGCTGCTGTCAACGGCTTCTGTGATCGAATGCCACTAGACAGAATTTCTCAATATGAAAAAAACATTCTAAGTACTATTAATCCTGAATTACTAAAATCCTTCTTAGAAAAAGGTGGCTTAACTAACGAAAGAAAGATGGAACCTGATGCTTCTTTAAAAGAAAGCGCTTTAAATTTATGA